Proteins encoded together in one Phyllobacterium zundukense window:
- a CDS encoding (2Fe-2S)-binding protein, translated as MLSRLREIEQPISFTFDGVQMQAERGDMLATALLAAGVDYVRRSVVSDAPRAPYCLMGVCFECLVTVDGVQNRQACLVEVEEGMTVLSQQGASHPMASLDGGEGRQP; from the coding sequence ATGCTCAGCAGATTGCGTGAGATCGAGCAGCCCATTTCCTTCACCTTCGATGGCGTGCAGATGCAGGCGGAGCGGGGAGACATGCTTGCCACTGCCTTGCTTGCCGCCGGCGTTGATTATGTCCGTCGATCCGTCGTCAGCGATGCGCCACGTGCTCCCTACTGCCTGATGGGCGTCTGCTTCGAGTGCCTCGTGACAGTTGATGGCGTTCAAAACCGCCAAGCCTGCCTTGTCGAAGTTGAGGAGGGGATGACGGTGCTCAGCCAACAAGGTGCATCGCATCCGATGGCAAGTCTCGATGGCGGCGAAGGGCGGCAGCCATGA
- a CDS encoding ABC transporter permease yields the protein MDLTLLGWGDAGWGDELARGAVMTFVIATCAFAIGILLGSAFAAAKLSRFWSLRLLGDVYTTVVRGVPELLVIFLVFFGGGSLLRYLGNSLFGFEGYVEPPVFAIGILCIGVSAGAYATEVIRAAVLAVPRGQIEAARAIGMGPSLRLRRILIPQAARFALPGMGNVWQFTLKDTSLISVIGLVEIMRAAAVAAGSTKEPFTFYLAAFLLFLLLTSVSNRGFIMAEKWANRGIRSQ from the coding sequence ATGGATCTCACACTACTTGGATGGGGTGATGCCGGCTGGGGCGACGAGCTGGCGCGTGGCGCGGTCATGACATTTGTGATTGCAACCTGCGCCTTCGCCATCGGCATCCTTCTTGGTTCAGCTTTTGCCGCTGCAAAGCTTTCCAGGTTCTGGTCGCTTCGACTTCTTGGTGACGTCTACACGACCGTTGTGCGGGGCGTCCCGGAGCTTCTCGTAATTTTCCTCGTCTTTTTCGGGGGTGGATCACTGCTCCGTTACCTCGGCAATTCGCTTTTTGGCTTCGAGGGATATGTCGAGCCGCCGGTATTTGCCATCGGCATATTGTGCATCGGTGTAAGTGCCGGCGCCTACGCGACCGAGGTTATCCGTGCCGCTGTTCTCGCAGTACCGAGAGGGCAAATCGAGGCGGCAAGAGCGATTGGGATGGGACCATCCCTTCGTCTGCGTCGAATCCTAATCCCACAGGCAGCGCGATTTGCGCTGCCGGGCATGGGAAACGTCTGGCAGTTCACGTTGAAGGATACGTCACTGATATCGGTCATCGGCCTGGTCGAGATCATGCGCGCCGCCGCTGTTGCGGCTGGTTCCACAAAGGAACCGTTCACGTTCTACCTTGCAGCTTTCCTCCTCTTCCTCTTGCTGACCTCCGTGTCCAACCGAGGGTTCATCATGGCCGAAAAATGGGCCAACCGCGGAATAAGGAGCCAGTAA
- a CDS encoding dimethylarginine dimethylaminohydrolase family protein, which yields MSQTRSVYEFNSAIVRQPSTSVVNGLRTDDRGGPTYEGVKAEHDAYIAAMRNAGVEVTVLPALESFPDSIFVEDPALVFTGGAILLRPGTPSRVNETAEIAPTLREMFETVLELPAPGQADGGDIMYTPKGVLIGLSARTDKMGAEALVSCIEKLGGKAQVAETPKGVLHFKTASSLLDNRTVISTAALADAAVFEGFRKIVVPQGEEPAANVLRVNDVVFASAHYPRTLEMLDREGYKVVPLKTAEIEKIDAGLSCMSLRWYRNGR from the coding sequence ATGTCGCAGACCAGATCTGTCTATGAGTTCAACTCCGCAATCGTGCGCCAGCCCTCCACCTCCGTCGTAAACGGCCTGCGGACAGACGATCGGGGTGGTCCGACCTATGAAGGCGTCAAGGCCGAGCACGATGCTTATATTGCGGCCATGCGCAACGCAGGCGTTGAGGTGACCGTCCTTCCTGCTCTTGAGTCCTTCCCGGACTCCATCTTCGTCGAGGATCCTGCACTCGTTTTTACCGGCGGCGCTATCCTGCTCCGTCCTGGCACGCCAAGCCGTGTCAATGAGACAGCGGAAATTGCACCAACCCTGCGCGAGATGTTCGAAACGGTGCTCGAATTGCCGGCTCCGGGGCAGGCGGACGGCGGCGACATCATGTACACGCCGAAGGGCGTACTGATCGGCCTCTCCGCACGCACGGACAAGATGGGCGCAGAGGCACTTGTTTCCTGCATCGAGAAACTCGGCGGAAAGGCCCAGGTTGCCGAAACCCCGAAAGGTGTTCTGCACTTCAAGACGGCTTCCTCGCTGCTCGACAATAGAACCGTCATTTCCACGGCTGCACTTGCCGACGCTGCCGTGTTCGAGGGGTTCCGCAAGATCGTTGTCCCGCAAGGTGAAGAGCCGGCGGCGAATGTGCTGCGAGTCAATGACGTCGTGTTCGCAAGTGCCCATTACCCGCGCACCCTCGAGATGCTCGACAGGGAAGGCTACAAGGTCGTGCCGCTGAAGACTGCCGAAATCGAAAAGATCGACGCCGGGCTCTCCTGCATGTCACTGCGGTGGTACCGCAATGGCAGATAG
- a CDS encoding ornithine cyclodeaminase, giving the protein MQEKLNIVPFVSVDHMMKLVLATGVERFLIELAAYIEEDFRRWESFDKTPRVASHSAEGVIELMPTSDGETYGFKYVNGHPKNTRSGRQTVTAFGVLADVGNGYPMLLTEMTILTALRTAAMSAVAAKYLAPKGARIMAMIGNGAQSEFQAIAFKAILGVDKLRLYDIDPSATARCQKNLAGMGFEIKACSSSQEAVEGAEIITTVTADKQNATILTDNMVGPGIHINAVGGDCPGKTELHHDILLRSDIFVEYPPQTRIEGEIQQLDPDHPVIELWQVIAGKALGRTGERQITLFDSVGFAIEDFSALRYVRDRLKETRLYEELDLLADPDEPRDLFGMILRAAKAAPVAAKAGAL; this is encoded by the coding sequence ATGCAAGAAAAACTCAATATTGTCCCCTTCGTCAGCGTTGACCATATGATGAAGCTCGTGCTCGCGACCGGCGTCGAACGCTTCCTCATCGAGCTTGCCGCCTACATCGAGGAAGATTTCCGGCGCTGGGAGTCCTTCGACAAAACCCCGCGCGTCGCCTCGCACAGCGCCGAGGGCGTCATCGAGTTGATGCCGACCAGTGATGGTGAGACTTACGGCTTCAAATATGTCAACGGCCATCCCAAGAACACGCGCTCCGGGCGGCAGACCGTGACGGCCTTTGGTGTCCTCGCAGACGTTGGCAACGGCTATCCGATGTTGCTTACTGAGATGACGATCCTCACGGCACTTCGGACCGCAGCCATGTCCGCCGTCGCCGCGAAATATCTCGCGCCCAAGGGTGCGCGTATCATGGCGATGATTGGCAACGGTGCGCAGTCGGAATTCCAGGCGATCGCCTTCAAGGCGATCCTCGGCGTCGACAAACTCCGTCTTTATGACATTGATCCGTCCGCCACGGCCCGCTGCCAGAAGAACCTGGCCGGCATGGGCTTCGAGATCAAGGCCTGCTCCTCCTCGCAGGAGGCTGTGGAGGGGGCGGAGATCATCACCACCGTCACGGCCGACAAGCAGAATGCGACGATCCTCACCGACAACATGGTCGGCCCCGGCATTCACATCAACGCCGTTGGTGGTGACTGCCCCGGCAAGACGGAGCTCCACCACGACATCCTGCTGCGCTCAGACATCTTCGTGGAATACCCTCCCCAGACACGGATCGAAGGCGAGATCCAGCAGCTCGATCCGGACCACCCGGTGATCGAGCTCTGGCAGGTCATTGCAGGCAAGGCGCTAGGTCGCACTGGAGAACGCCAGATCACACTGTTTGATTCTGTCGGCTTTGCCATCGAGGACTTCTCCGCGCTTCGATACGTCCGCGACCGACTCAAGGAGACTAGGCTTTACGAAGAGCTCGACCTGCTCGCCGACCCCGACGAGCCGCGCGATCTCTTCGGGATGATCCTGCGGGCCGCGAAAGCGGCTCCAGTGGCAGCCAAGGCTGGAGCACTATGA
- a CDS encoding ABC transporter permease — MDFDLIRESFPRLLSAVPTTLALASISISLGFLVALPIALMRLSKSRVLASFGYGYVYVMRSTPLLVQMFLIYYGSGQFRAFFEYFGLWTLFRDAWFCAILALTLNTAAYTSEIIRGGIRAVPWGQIEAARAVGMSGILLFRRIVFPIAMRQVLPAYGNEIIIMIKSTSLASTITIVEVTGVAKQIISNTFQPVEIFVIAGAIYLSINFIVTRAVMLIEIWLNPHLRSDRALRSTAAVATH, encoded by the coding sequence ATGGATTTCGATCTTATCCGGGAGTCCTTTCCGAGACTTCTGTCAGCCGTTCCCACGACACTCGCGCTTGCTTCCATATCGATTTCTCTCGGTTTTCTGGTCGCCTTGCCGATCGCCTTGATGCGACTGTCGAAAAGCCGTGTACTGGCTTCATTCGGCTATGGTTACGTCTATGTCATGCGGTCAACACCGTTATTGGTGCAGATGTTTTTGATCTATTACGGTTCTGGGCAGTTCAGAGCCTTCTTCGAATACTTCGGTTTGTGGACGCTCTTCAGGGATGCATGGTTCTGCGCGATCCTGGCACTCACCCTGAACACGGCTGCCTATACCAGCGAGATCATTCGGGGTGGCATTCGAGCCGTGCCGTGGGGGCAAATCGAAGCGGCCCGAGCAGTCGGGATGTCCGGTATCCTCCTGTTCAGACGCATTGTCTTCCCAATCGCAATGCGGCAGGTCCTCCCTGCGTACGGCAATGAAATCATCATCATGATCAAGTCGACGTCGCTTGCTTCGACAATCACGATTGTGGAAGTCACCGGTGTGGCGAAACAGATCATCTCCAACACGTTTCAGCCAGTCGAAATCTTCGTGATCGCAGGCGCAATCTATCTGTCGATCAATTTCATCGTCACCCGTGCCGTCATGTTGATTGAGATATGGCTCAATCCGCACCTGCGCTCCGACCGTGCGTTGCGGTCCACGGCCGCCGTGGCAACGCATTAG
- the ctlX gene encoding citrulline utilization hydrolase CtlX, producing the protein MSRQSVQAPKSVVMIRPHHFTPNPMTASDNAFQSNDEKRSAAAIASRAFDEVTRMAEGLADAGVTVHVFEDKTVTTPDSVFPNNWFSTHSGGHVAIYPMYSANRQNERRSDVIEMLKSEYRVQDVIDYSGLEKDNVYLEGTGAMVLDHIGRVAYAARSNRTNEVALERFCTHFNFEPMVFDAVDRSGKPIYHTNVLMCIGTDFALLGTQMIPDLRRRQEIVARLEETGRKVIELSIGQIESFTGNAIELEGREGRVVVLSARAHAALDQNQIKIIEQSAQLLPFDVSTIELAGGSVRCMLAGIHLSRRTALTEHLLFAAK; encoded by the coding sequence ATGAGCAGACAGTCTGTGCAAGCCCCGAAGTCCGTGGTGATGATCCGGCCGCATCATTTTACCCCGAACCCAATGACCGCCTCGGACAATGCATTCCAGTCGAACGACGAGAAGCGTTCCGCCGCGGCCATTGCGAGCCGGGCCTTCGACGAGGTAACCCGCATGGCGGAAGGTCTCGCCGATGCTGGCGTTACAGTTCACGTTTTCGAAGACAAGACCGTCACGACGCCCGACTCCGTCTTTCCCAATAACTGGTTCTCGACCCACTCCGGCGGGCATGTCGCGATCTACCCGATGTACTCGGCCAATCGGCAAAACGAGCGTCGCAGCGACGTGATCGAGATGCTGAAAAGCGAGTACCGGGTCCAGGATGTCATCGACTATTCGGGCCTCGAGAAAGACAACGTCTATCTCGAAGGCACCGGAGCCATGGTACTCGATCACATTGGCCGAGTCGCTTATGCGGCACGCTCCAACCGGACCAACGAAGTCGCGCTCGAACGGTTCTGCACACATTTCAACTTCGAACCGATGGTCTTTGACGCCGTGGATCGCAGCGGCAAGCCGATCTACCACACCAACGTGCTGATGTGCATCGGGACGGATTTTGCGCTGCTCGGGACGCAGATGATCCCCGATCTTCGGCGTCGGCAGGAGATCGTTGCTAGGCTCGAGGAGACCGGACGCAAGGTCATCGAGCTTTCGATCGGGCAGATCGAGAGCTTCACCGGCAATGCCATCGAGCTGGAAGGCAGGGAAGGCCGCGTCGTCGTACTTTCGGCTCGTGCCCATGCGGCGCTCGACCAAAACCAAATCAAGATAATCGAGCAGTCTGCACAGTTGCTGCCCTTCGACGTTTCGACGATCGAACTTGCCGGAGGCTCGGTTCGATGCATGCTCGCCGGAATTCACCTGTCACGGCGCACAGCCCTGACGGAACACCTGTTATTCGCGGCCAAATGA
- a CDS encoding NAD(P)/FAD-dependent oxidoreductase: protein MTVRLVSKAEDLLPVYDLIVVGAGPAGMAAAIEASKAGVRVAVLDENPRPGGQIYREITRNQPSKRKYLGADYWQGKPLAGSFAESNADYVPSAAVWSIEPAEEGDGNDHHRVGLTVAGAARIIEAAGIILATGAQERPMPVPGWTLPGVMTAGAAQIALKSSGVVPSAPIVLAGCGPLLYLLASQLIDAGARDMTLLDTSQSLLRWGALRHLPGFLLSPYLSKGLSLLLKTKRNIRVVTGVQSLAILGGEHAEGVRFATRHETDTLQAETVLLHQGIIPSINLASAAGCPLTWNEGQRAFQPATDAEGRTLKRGILIAGDSARIEGAQAAEICGRVAALATLSDLRLTERHAADTAIKQLQQRRQRYFRGRDFLDALYTPRHAFLAPPDPQTIVCRCEEITAGKLREAIALGPPGPNQLKTFVRCGMGPCQGRLCAATVTEIMADEKGMSPCEVGTYRLRSPVKPVRLAELAGLPHAPRALKAVTGRDPVDHQLKETGHSS, encoded by the coding sequence ATGACCGTGCGGCTTGTGTCCAAGGCAGAAGACCTGCTCCCTGTATACGATCTGATCGTTGTTGGCGCCGGGCCCGCGGGGATGGCCGCTGCCATAGAAGCATCAAAGGCCGGCGTACGTGTCGCCGTGCTGGATGAAAACCCCCGTCCTGGTGGCCAGATATACCGGGAGATTACGCGCAACCAGCCAAGCAAACGGAAGTACCTTGGCGCCGATTATTGGCAGGGAAAACCGCTCGCGGGTTCATTCGCGGAAAGCAATGCCGATTACGTTCCGAGCGCTGCGGTCTGGAGCATCGAACCCGCGGAAGAGGGTGACGGGAACGATCATCATCGTGTCGGTCTAACTGTAGCTGGCGCCGCGCGTATAATCGAAGCGGCTGGCATAATCCTTGCGACCGGCGCACAGGAACGACCCATGCCTGTGCCTGGTTGGACACTACCGGGTGTGATGACGGCGGGCGCAGCCCAGATCGCACTCAAATCCTCCGGCGTCGTGCCGAGTGCTCCGATTGTTCTCGCGGGCTGCGGGCCCCTTCTTTACTTGCTAGCGAGCCAGCTCATCGATGCTGGCGCGCGCGACATGACCCTGCTCGACACGTCGCAATCGCTGCTCCGGTGGGGTGCATTACGCCACCTGCCAGGCTTTCTGCTTTCGCCTTACCTGTCCAAGGGGCTTAGCCTGCTGCTCAAAACGAAGCGCAATATTCGTGTGGTGACCGGAGTCCAATCGCTCGCCATTCTGGGGGGAGAACATGCTGAAGGTGTTCGTTTCGCAACTCGCCATGAAACGGATACACTTCAGGCCGAGACCGTGCTGCTGCACCAGGGGATTATCCCCTCCATCAATCTGGCAAGTGCAGCCGGTTGCCCTTTGACGTGGAATGAGGGCCAACGTGCTTTTCAGCCGGCAACGGATGCCGAGGGACGCACGCTGAAGCGTGGCATCCTCATTGCGGGAGACAGCGCCCGCATCGAGGGCGCTCAAGCGGCGGAAATTTGCGGACGCGTTGCCGCGCTGGCTACTCTTTCAGACCTCAGGCTTACGGAACGTCATGCTGCGGATACAGCTATCAAGCAGCTTCAACAACGGCGTCAGCGCTATTTTCGGGGACGGGACTTTCTGGATGCACTGTACACCCCGCGGCATGCTTTTCTTGCCCCTCCCGATCCTCAAACAATCGTTTGTCGATGTGAGGAGATTACGGCGGGCAAGCTTCGCGAGGCTATTGCGCTCGGACCACCTGGTCCGAATCAGTTGAAGACTTTCGTTCGCTGCGGGATGGGGCCGTGCCAAGGGCGGCTCTGCGCTGCCACCGTCACCGAAATCATGGCAGACGAAAAAGGAATGAGCCCATGCGAGGTGGGCACGTACCGGCTTCGCTCACCGGTAAAGCCAGTCCGCCTCGCCGAATTAGCGGGCCTTCCGCATGCGCCCCGCGCCTTGAAGGCCGTGACCGGGAGAGATCCCGTCGATCACCAATTGAAAGAAACAGGACATTCATCATGA
- a CDS encoding lysine/arginine/ornithine ABC transporter substrate-binding protein: MKIFKMNVLVAAMLAGAVVLAGPAVAKDYKSIKIATEASYAPFDYKDASGNLMGFDIDLGKDLCSRMKVECTVVEQAWDGIIPSLVAGRYDVILAAMDIQPAREKVISFTQPYIRTQIRFIAPAGSPLLEVKSELDSLALDDVSPEERAVLDQLAAAFKGKKVGVQVSTTTEAFMRELLPSVELVSYDTADNMILDLNSGRIDASLSSLARLKPLLEKPEGKNLKIFGPNMTGGPFGKGTGIGIRKEDEKLREMFNKAISEAIADGTMQKLSTKWFGYDATPQQ, encoded by the coding sequence ATGAAGATCTTCAAAATGAATGTCCTGGTTGCTGCAATGCTAGCCGGCGCCGTGGTCCTTGCCGGGCCAGCAGTGGCAAAGGACTACAAGAGCATTAAGATTGCCACCGAGGCCTCCTATGCTCCATTCGATTACAAAGACGCCAGCGGCAACCTAATGGGTTTCGATATCGACCTGGGCAAGGACCTGTGCAGTCGCATGAAAGTCGAGTGCACGGTCGTTGAACAGGCTTGGGACGGGATTATTCCGTCACTTGTCGCCGGCCGCTATGACGTGATCCTCGCCGCGATGGATATCCAACCTGCTCGCGAAAAGGTCATTTCCTTCACTCAGCCATATATCAGGACACAGATCCGCTTCATCGCCCCGGCTGGCAGCCCGTTGCTTGAAGTCAAGAGCGAGTTGGACAGCCTTGCATTGGATGATGTCAGCCCAGAGGAACGGGCGGTGCTCGACCAACTGGCTGCTGCCTTCAAAGGAAAGAAAGTCGGTGTGCAGGTCAGCACGACGACCGAGGCTTTCATGAGAGAGCTGCTGCCGAGTGTTGAATTGGTGAGCTACGATACTGCCGACAACATGATCCTCGATCTGAACTCCGGACGGATCGACGCGAGCTTGTCCTCTCTGGCTCGTCTCAAGCCTTTGCTTGAGAAACCCGAAGGGAAGAATCTGAAAATCTTCGGCCCGAACATGACCGGCGGACCTTTTGGCAAGGGCACCGGGATCGGCATCCGCAAGGAAGACGAGAAGCTGCGCGAGATGTTCAACAAGGCGATCAGCGAAGCGATTGCCGATGGCACAATGCAAAAGCTGTCGACGAAGTGGTTCGGCTACGACGCCACGCCACAGCAATAA
- a CDS encoding RidA family protein — protein MTERLLRTPTLHRVVKHNGIAYIGGIVADDDSLDMAGQTREVLAKLDTYLRESGSDRSKLLSATIFITDMNVKPDMDAVWKEWLAPDDLPTRATI, from the coding sequence ATGACCGAACGGCTACTTCGTACGCCCACCTTGCACCGCGTCGTCAAGCACAATGGCATAGCCTACATCGGCGGTATTGTGGCCGATGACGATAGCCTCGATATGGCCGGCCAGACCCGAGAGGTCTTGGCCAAGCTGGACACGTACCTGAGAGAATCGGGGTCTGATCGATCGAAGCTACTCTCAGCAACGATTTTCATCACGGACATGAATGTCAAACCGGACATGGACGCAGTGTGGAAAGAGTGGTTGGCACCGGACGATCTGCCGACGCGGGCGACGATCTAG
- a CDS encoding NAD(P)/FAD-dependent oxidoreductase, with product MQEADMTIIGGGLVGASIAWGLARSGMKPLVLDGSDLDLRASRANFALVWVQGKGLHAPHYALWSDRSAKMWPIMAEALSQDSGIDVGLVQQGAFTFALSDEELESFRVDMECIAAETAGRAPAFEVLTREETRDRVPHLGPDVVGSVYSAADGHVNALRLFHALHIAMDRKGASYRPNHKVNAIQPVANGFILQGDGFSILSRKIVLAAGLDNERLAPMVGLACPLKRSKGQVLVTEKCKPFLPCLSPTIRQTDEGGIMIGDSEETDTSNIATSSDISAVLASRAIRIFPALADLNVVRSWSGFRVKTADGVPIYDQSAYHPGAFLVACHSGVTLAANHSLIVTPQIAASKLGEDLSPFSARRFHAQQIA from the coding sequence ATGCAAGAAGCTGACATGACCATCATTGGCGGCGGCCTCGTTGGTGCGTCCATTGCCTGGGGACTGGCTCGCTCAGGCATGAAGCCGCTCGTCCTGGATGGCTCGGATCTGGACCTCAGGGCGTCGAGGGCGAACTTTGCATTGGTCTGGGTGCAAGGGAAAGGACTGCATGCTCCTCATTACGCTCTGTGGTCGGACAGGTCTGCGAAAATGTGGCCTATCATGGCCGAGGCGCTGTCTCAGGATAGCGGTATCGACGTGGGCCTCGTTCAGCAGGGCGCCTTCACGTTTGCGTTGTCGGATGAGGAACTCGAGAGCTTTCGAGTGGATATGGAGTGTATCGCTGCCGAAACCGCTGGCCGCGCTCCCGCCTTCGAGGTGCTGACCAGAGAAGAGACACGCGACCGGGTCCCGCACCTCGGACCCGATGTCGTTGGGTCTGTCTATTCCGCGGCAGATGGGCACGTTAATGCGCTGCGGCTGTTTCATGCGCTCCACATCGCAATGGATAGGAAAGGGGCGAGCTATCGGCCCAATCACAAGGTGAACGCCATCCAGCCGGTTGCCAATGGATTCATCCTGCAGGGCGACGGTTTTTCCATTCTGTCCCGCAAGATTGTGCTGGCGGCCGGTCTGGACAATGAAAGGCTTGCCCCAATGGTCGGCCTTGCCTGTCCGCTTAAGCGAAGCAAGGGACAGGTTCTTGTCACCGAGAAGTGCAAACCCTTTTTACCCTGTCTGTCGCCAACGATCCGCCAGACCGATGAGGGCGGCATTATGATCGGCGACAGCGAAGAGACAGACACTTCGAACATCGCGACGTCTTCGGACATCAGTGCCGTTCTTGCGAGCCGCGCTATCCGGATTTTCCCGGCCCTTGCAGACTTGAATGTGGTGCGCAGCTGGTCCGGTTTCAGGGTCAAGACTGCGGATGGTGTGCCCATCTACGATCAGTCGGCATACCATCCGGGTGCTTTCCTGGTGGCTTGCCATTCGGGGGTGACACTGGCGGCGAACCATTCGCTGATCGTGACGCCGCAGATTGCCGCCTCGAAGCTTGGCGAAGACCTTTCCCCATTTTCCGCAAGGAGGTTTCATGCTCAGCAGATTGCGTGA
- a CDS encoding enolase C-terminal domain-like protein has product MNERSPSKTMAPIVRAEVFEIEAKLSTPYKLTEGVLIATQAVLVKLTDSDGVEGWGEANPAETVDGETPAGVMQALKDTLLPAVFAASEPAPGAIDALLDSLLPSHLCAKGAVTMALLDILGKRMGVSIATLLGGPIRRSLPVLWPLSNGTAEDDIRIIEERAAQGFSSFMLKMGTSPIGSEIQRVAALEARYGERIKLIADANQGWSLDQAREFLAGIAGSKVAFVEEPLAINVVEGMSLLSGESRLPISADESIIDLTDAARLARSGAAKVFSIKSSKNGGPLRAQRIAAAAEAFGIDCYMNSMIEFGITQAASLQHAVTVRNLVDVGHAFMSTLRLAEDPTDFSSLVRNGIVHLPERPGLGVGIDEAHVRRLTTSSFVLGAWK; this is encoded by the coding sequence ATGAACGAAAGATCACCCAGCAAGACAATGGCCCCGATCGTAAGGGCTGAAGTGTTCGAAATAGAGGCGAAGCTCTCCACGCCTTACAAGCTGACTGAGGGTGTGTTGATCGCAACTCAGGCGGTGCTTGTCAAATTGACCGATTCCGACGGCGTGGAGGGTTGGGGAGAAGCCAACCCTGCTGAAACCGTAGATGGCGAAACGCCCGCCGGCGTGATGCAGGCCCTGAAGGACACACTATTGCCCGCAGTTTTCGCCGCATCGGAACCGGCGCCCGGCGCAATTGACGCTTTGCTCGACTCGCTTCTGCCGAGCCACCTTTGCGCCAAAGGTGCGGTTACCATGGCGTTGCTGGATATTCTCGGCAAAAGGATGGGTGTATCAATTGCGACGCTGCTTGGCGGGCCGATCCGCCGCTCACTGCCGGTATTGTGGCCGTTGAGCAATGGCACTGCCGAAGACGATATCCGAATCATCGAAGAGCGGGCCGCGCAAGGCTTTTCCAGCTTCATGTTGAAGATGGGCACGTCGCCGATCGGCAGCGAGATCCAGCGCGTTGCTGCACTCGAGGCACGCTACGGAGAACGCATCAAGCTCATAGCAGATGCCAACCAGGGATGGAGCCTGGATCAGGCGCGTGAATTCCTGGCGGGGATCGCCGGCTCGAAAGTTGCCTTTGTCGAAGAGCCCCTGGCCATCAACGTCGTTGAAGGCATGTCTCTGCTGTCTGGCGAAAGCCGTCTCCCGATATCAGCCGATGAATCGATTATCGACCTCACCGACGCTGCGCGGCTTGCTCGCAGTGGGGCGGCAAAGGTCTTCAGCATCAAGAGCAGCAAGAACGGCGGCCCCTTGCGGGCGCAGCGCATTGCCGCAGCCGCGGAGGCCTTCGGCATCGACTGCTACATGAATTCGATGATCGAATTCGGCATCACGCAGGCGGCCTCGCTCCAACATGCCGTCACTGTCAGAAACCTCGTGGACGTCGGGCACGCTTTCATGTCGACCTTGCGGTTGGCCGAAGACCCGACCGACTTCTCGTCTCTTGTGCGGAACGGGATCGTTCATTTGCCGGAGCGTCCAGGTTTGGGCGTCGGGATCGATGAGGCACACGTGCGTCGGCTGACGACCTCCAGTTTCGTGCTTGGAGCGTGGAAATGA